One genomic segment of Syngnathus typhle isolate RoL2023-S1 ecotype Sweden linkage group LG8, RoL_Styp_1.0, whole genome shotgun sequence includes these proteins:
- the mcmbp gene encoding mini-chromosome maintenance complex-binding protein produces MPSTLDWINNPLGVVEEMFVGSQNDPNSGWEAKVVDFFKNHLKEKDAHTWVPSMNDIPLHYLKPDSLVKFRCLIQDMFDPELYLRVYEGVDPSSQAKVLRYGKYKDVTECGVDFNSKNIVTSERQTFYCVPVPGENSWVKACYAELSQARVLPSTSYAPNRQKRSYEDDEMDGVDAQPQKQREPHAGLQVPPTQHCKESDVVPNHVASASHLDLNFPLPGEKGPSCLIKIYEDWEGFKVNDTLEVYGILSVSPALSTLAEDKDGSSSLIDPSESMETAEELRVHSPPASLVPRLHMVYAKVLAHNNPLLPCATLQDNHAFLSSTLSEMASVRSEFLAYLTHVLLGDSLAAEYLILHLISDVYARRDVLPLGKFALNLSGCPTTSSFTQHLYKVIQQLVPSSFYLAMSLHNMNQMRMVPKKDYVANRLLSGTLQLAKNTSLFLDETRLEQGQLDTTGVRNVTALGNVITWQKVDYDFNYHQMEFPCNINVLIASEGRSLLSSDCQIHLQPQVAPENLEEYLTSIPTHAQASTQFNKFRLYLSVARQLDYSIPEEVTKSVEDDFVDMRKDDPQSISAEDLHRLLVVARLLSLSLGHTSLSRDIWLRAKHLEIQRSCRMEQHKSVNGNEP; encoded by the exons ATGCCTTCCACACTTGATTGGATTAACAACCCACTGGGTGTTGTCGAGGAGATGTTTG TTGGATCTCAGAACGACCCAAATTCTGGTTGGGAGGCAAAAGTGGTTGATTTCttcaaaaatcatttaaaagaaaaggatgCTCACACTTGG GTTCCATCAATGAATGACATCCCACTGCACTACCTGAAGCCTGACAGCCTGGTCAAGTTTCGCTGTTTGATTCAGGACATGTTTGATCCAGAGTTATACTTGAGAGTGTATGAAGGTGTTGATCCATCATCTCAAGCCAAA GTGTTAAGGTATGGGAAGTACAAAGATGTCACAGAATGCGGG GTGGATTTTAACTCCAAAAACATTGTGACATCCGAAAGACAAACTTTCTACTGTGTACCTGTTCCTGGGGAAAACTCCTGGGTGAAAGCT TGTTATGCTGAATTGAGTCAAGCGAGAGTGCTGCCATCCACCTCGTACGCTCCAAACAGACAAAAGCGTAGTTATGAAGATGATGAGATGGATGGTGTGGATGCTCAGCCACAGAAACAAAGGGAACCACATGCAG GTCTTCAGGTTCCCCCGACCCAACACTGCAAGGAGTCGGACGTTGTTCCCAACCACGTGGCGTCCGCCTCGCATCTTGACCTCAACTTCCCTCTCCCAGGCGAAAAAGGCCCGTCTTGCTTAATCAAG ATCTATGAGGACTGGGAGGGCTTCAAAGTGAATGACACTCTGGAAGTCTATGGCATCCTCTCAGTGAGTCCTGCTCTCAGCACTCTGGCAGAAGACAA GGACGGGTCCTCATCCCTCATCGACCCTTCCGAGTCGATGGAGACAGCGGAGGAGCTGAGAGTGCACAGCCCACCTGCGTCACTGGTTCCTCGCCTCCACATGGTCTACGCCAAAGTACTGGCACATAACAACCCTCTGCTGCCCTGTGCCACCTTGCAAGACAACCACGCCT TTTTATCTTCAACCCTGAGTGAGATGGCGTCAGTCCGAAGTGAATTCCTTGCATATCTAACGCACGTTCTTCTTGGAGATTCGCTGGCTGCCGAGTACCTCATCCTGCATCTTATTTCTGACGT CTATGCCAGACGAGATGTGCTACCGCTGGGCAAGTTTGCGCTGAACCTGAGTGGCTGTCCCACCACCTCCTCGTTCACCCAACACCTCTACAAGGTCATCCAACAACTTGTTCCTTCA TCCTTCTATCTGGCCATGAGCCTTCACAACATGAATCAGATGCGTATGGTGCCAAAGAAGGACTACGTGGCCAACCGGCTGTTGAGCGGAACCTTGCAGCTGGCTAAAAACACTTCCCTCTTCCTTGATGAGACCCGCCTGGAGCAGGGACAGCTGGACACGACAG GTGTGCGCAATGTCACCGCTTTGGGGAATGTGATCACATGGCAGAAGGTTGATTATGACTTTAACTACCACCAGATGGAATTCCCCTGCAATATTAACGTGCTGATCGCATCAGAGGGGCGCTCCCTGCTGTCG TCAGACTGTCAGATACACCTGCAACCTCAAGTGGCTCCAGAGAACTTGGAGGAATATCTTACAAGCATCCCCACACATGCGCAAGCCTCCACACAGTTCAATAAATTCCGACTCTACCTGAGTGTGGCTCGGCAGCTGGACTACAGTATCCCAGAGGAAGTGACTAAG TCAGTTGAGGATGATTTTGTAGACATGAGGAAGGACGATCCCCAAAGCATAAGTGCTGAGGACCTGCACCGATTGCTTGTTGTAGCAAG GTTGCTGTCTCTGAGCCTGGGACACACATCTTTGTCCAGAGACATCTGGCTGAGGGCCAAACACTTAGAGATTCAGCGTAGTTGCAGGATGGAACAACACAAGAGCGTCAATGGAAATGAGCCGTGA